GAACGACCAACACCTGTCCGGCGGAGACCCAGTCATTTTCTTTTACCCGCAGTTCCCGGATCAAGCCGGTTACGCGCGAAGAAATATCGACAGAGTTGACAGCGGAAATGGTGCCTGTAGCGGATACTGCGCTTTGAATGGTTTCGCGGCTGACGGATATTGTGTTGACGCTGGGAACGGAGGCCGCTTTTTGGCGCTCTTGATACCACCAGGCGCCGCCTGCTGCAAAAACGACAATAAGGGCCAAGGCAATAAATTTTTTAGGAACGGCGTGAAGCGGATTTTTAATGATGGCCACCTCCTGATAAAATGGCCGCATAGCGGCAGGGTACTTATGTATATCTTGAATTATGAATCTTCATTGTTACAGTTTTGTGTCTGTTCTGTGTCGGTCCTCTGATATTTCGCGCTAAGCCTTCGAGATGGTTGATTTTGCCTGCTGAGAACCGTATGCTAAGTAGTAGAAGATGCAAAAGGAGCGTTGTCATATGGAACGAACCATCTTGGTAGTGGATGATGAAGAGCGGATGCGCAAGCTAATCGGAGATTTTTTGCGGCGCGAAGGCTATCAGATAGTAGAAGCTGGCGATGGCCGACAGGCTCTGGAACGGTTGAGCACGGAAAAAGTGGATTTGGTGATTTTAGATGTAATGATGCCGGAACAGGACGGTTGGACCGTGTGCCGCGAGCTTCGCCGTACCAGCGACATCCCGGTAATTATGCTGACAGCGCGCAGCGAAGAGATGGACCAGCTCTTTGCCTTTGAACTGGGAGCGGACGAATATGTGACGAAGCCCTTTAGCCCCAAAATTTTGACGGCTCGCGTTAATGCGCTGTTTCGCCGCTTGGATGGCGGCGGGAGAGCTATGCTGCCGGGCGGCCTTAGTATTGACGCGGCGGCTAGACAGGTATTTGTTGACGGACAGCCGTTGGAACTTAGTCCCAAGGAATATGAGCTGCTCAACTATTTAGTGGAACATCGGGGGAAAGCGCTCAGTCGTCAACAGATTTTAAACCAAGTTTGGAATTATG
This sequence is a window from Anaeromusa acidaminophila DSM 3853. Protein-coding genes within it:
- a CDS encoding response regulator transcription factor translates to MERTILVVDDEERMRKLIGDFLRREGYQIVEAGDGRQALERLSTEKVDLVILDVMMPEQDGWTVCRELRRTSDIPVIMLTARSEEMDQLFAFELGADEYVTKPFSPKILTARVNALFRRLDGGGRAMLPGGLSIDAAARQVFVDGQPLELSPKEYELLNYLVEHRGKALSRQQILNQVWNYDYYGDLRTVDTHITRLRGKLGDQAALVQTIRGYGYRFEGER